One Leifsonia shinshuensis DNA window includes the following coding sequences:
- the xylB gene encoding xylulokinase — MTLVAGVDSSTQSCKVVVRDLETGALMRSGRATHPDGTEVDPAAWWSALQSALEAAGGLSDVAAISIAGQQHGMVVLDADGRVIRDALLWNDTRSAQAARELIAEVGAEAYAARVGVVPVASFTATKLRWLRDAEPVNAARVAAVALPHDWLTWRLLGYGPADESTLGPDLEALTTDRSDASGTAYWSAGTGAYDFDLFERALGRAGREAGSASSSAGAVVLPRVLGPADSAGRTPSGVLVGPGAGDNAGAALGLGAADGDVVVSIGTSGTVFAVTDAPVADPSGTVAGFADAGGLNLPLIATLNAARVLSSVADLLSVDFDTLAELALSVEPGAEGVVLVPYFEGERTPNLPDAKASLHGLTIASTRPATFARAAVEGMLCGLADGLDAVRAVGVREKRILLIGGAAQNRAVAAIAAQVFDAPVVVPAPGEYVADGGAVQAAWALTGARPSWTVEAAPPLAVDTRPVIREQRAQYL, encoded by the coding sequence GTGACGCTGGTCGCCGGAGTCGACTCGTCGACGCAGAGCTGCAAGGTGGTCGTTCGCGACCTGGAGACCGGGGCGCTGATGCGCTCGGGCCGGGCCACGCACCCGGACGGCACGGAGGTGGACCCGGCCGCGTGGTGGTCCGCGCTGCAGTCGGCGCTGGAGGCCGCTGGCGGGCTGTCCGACGTCGCCGCGATCTCCATCGCGGGTCAGCAGCACGGCATGGTTGTGCTGGACGCCGACGGCCGCGTCATCCGCGACGCCCTGCTCTGGAACGACACCCGCAGCGCGCAGGCCGCCCGCGAACTGATCGCGGAGGTCGGCGCGGAGGCGTACGCCGCGCGGGTCGGCGTCGTGCCGGTGGCCTCCTTCACCGCGACCAAGCTGCGCTGGCTGCGCGACGCCGAGCCCGTCAACGCCGCGCGCGTCGCCGCGGTCGCACTCCCGCACGACTGGCTGACCTGGCGGCTGCTCGGCTACGGCCCGGCGGATGAGAGCACGCTCGGGCCCGACCTGGAGGCGCTGACCACCGACCGGTCGGACGCGAGCGGGACGGCGTACTGGAGCGCCGGGACAGGAGCCTACGACTTCGACCTGTTCGAGCGCGCGCTCGGGCGAGCGGGGCGGGAGGCCGGGTCTGCGTCTTCGTCCGCCGGCGCCGTCGTCCTCCCCCGCGTGCTCGGCCCCGCGGACTCCGCCGGCCGCACTCCGTCCGGCGTCCTCGTGGGCCCCGGCGCGGGCGACAACGCGGGCGCAGCGCTCGGCCTCGGCGCCGCCGACGGCGACGTGGTGGTGTCCATCGGCACCTCCGGCACGGTGTTCGCCGTGACCGACGCCCCGGTCGCGGACCCGTCGGGCACCGTCGCGGGCTTCGCCGACGCGGGCGGTCTCAACCTCCCCCTGATCGCGACGCTGAACGCGGCCCGTGTGCTGAGCTCCGTCGCGGACCTCCTCTCGGTCGACTTCGACACTCTCGCCGAGCTCGCCCTGTCAGTGGAGCCGGGCGCGGAGGGCGTCGTGCTCGTCCCGTACTTCGAGGGCGAGCGCACCCCGAACCTCCCCGACGCGAAGGCCAGCCTGCACGGGCTCACGATCGCGAGCACGCGCCCCGCAACCTTCGCGCGCGCGGCCGTCGAGGGGATGCTGTGCGGCCTCGCGGACGGACTCGACGCCGTGCGAGCGGTCGGCGTGCGCGAGAAGCGCATCCTCCTGATCGGCGGCGCGGCGCAGAACCGCGCCGTCGCCGCGATCGCCGCGCAGGTGTTCGACGCGCCGGTCGTCGTGCCGGCGCCGGGCGAGTACGTGGCCGACGGCGGGGCCGTGCAGGCGGCGTGGGCGCTGACCGGGGCGCGGCCGTCGTGGACGGTGGAGGCGGCGCCGCCGCTGGCCGTGGACACGCGGCCGGTCATCCGCGAGCAGCGGGCGCAGTACCTGTAG
- a CDS encoding MFS transporter, with protein MTTSPGRVQAVYLTLLLGNTLAASFIWGINTLFLLDAGLTNFEAFAANAFFTAGMVIFEIPTGVVADTIGRRASYLLGTITLSLSTAFYWLLWLWHAPFGWWAVASILLGLGFTFFSGAVDAWLVDALAVTGYTGSLESVFGRGLVVTGVAMFVGSVLGGVIAQVTNLGVPFILRAVVLVIMFVFAFFAMRDLGFTPDKSMGPLKATRNILDQSIEHGMKKRSVRYVILSAPFASGVGIYAFYALQPYLLELYGDPKAYSIAGLAAAILSLAQVAGGILAPRLRRLFAKRTTTVIGASLSSIVVLVLLGLTAFFWFAVVLLVIWGFVYAVAGPVRSAYLNDMIPSKQRATVLSFDSLFGSLGGVFIQPGLGRAADLWGYGTSLVIGGAIELIGIPFLLASRRQGDPADTSGGRSVAGEAGEAGDAAPTAT; from the coding sequence ATGACCACCTCGCCCGGCCGGGTTCAAGCCGTCTACCTCACGCTCCTGCTCGGCAACACCCTGGCCGCGTCCTTCATCTGGGGCATCAACACTCTGTTCCTGCTGGACGCCGGCCTCACCAACTTCGAGGCGTTCGCCGCCAATGCCTTCTTCACCGCCGGGATGGTGATCTTCGAGATCCCGACCGGCGTCGTGGCCGACACGATCGGGCGCCGCGCCTCCTACCTGCTCGGCACCATCACCCTCTCGCTGTCGACCGCGTTCTACTGGCTGCTCTGGCTGTGGCACGCGCCGTTCGGCTGGTGGGCGGTGGCCTCCATCCTGCTCGGGCTCGGGTTCACCTTCTTCTCCGGCGCCGTGGACGCCTGGCTGGTCGACGCGCTCGCGGTGACCGGCTACACGGGGAGCCTGGAGTCCGTCTTCGGGCGCGGCCTCGTCGTCACCGGCGTGGCGATGTTCGTGGGGTCGGTGCTCGGCGGGGTGATCGCGCAGGTGACGAACCTCGGCGTCCCGTTCATCCTGCGCGCCGTCGTGCTGGTGATCATGTTCGTATTCGCGTTCTTCGCTATGCGCGACCTCGGCTTCACCCCCGACAAGTCGATGGGACCGCTGAAGGCGACCAGGAACATCCTCGACCAGTCGATCGAGCACGGGATGAAGAAGCGCTCGGTGCGCTACGTCATCCTGTCGGCGCCGTTCGCGTCGGGCGTCGGGATCTACGCGTTCTACGCCCTCCAGCCCTACCTGCTGGAACTGTACGGCGACCCGAAGGCGTACTCGATCGCGGGGCTCGCGGCGGCGATTCTGTCGCTGGCGCAGGTGGCAGGCGGGATCCTGGCCCCGCGGCTGCGGCGCTTGTTCGCCAAGCGGACGACGACGGTGATCGGCGCCTCCCTCAGCAGCATCGTGGTGCTGGTGCTGCTCGGACTCACCGCGTTCTTCTGGTTCGCGGTGGTCCTGCTGGTCATCTGGGGCTTCGTCTACGCGGTGGCCGGACCGGTGCGGTCGGCGTACCTGAACGACATGATCCCGTCCAAGCAGCGCGCGACGGTGCTGTCGTTCGACTCGCTGTTCGGGAGCCTGGGCGGCGTGTTCATCCAGCCGGGGCTCGGCCGCGCGGCGGACCTTTGGGGGTACGGGACGTCGCTCGTGATCGGCGGGGCGATCGAGCTGATCGGGATCCCGTTCCTACTGGCCAGCCGGCGGCAGGGCGATCCCGCGGACACGTCGGGAGGCCGCAGCGTGGCAGGGGAAGCCGGCGAGGCAGGCGACGCCGCGCCGACCGCGACGTGA
- a CDS encoding Gfo/Idh/MocA family protein, with the protein MTSAARELRVAMVGYGFMGAAHSQGWRVAPRFFDLAAEPVMATIVGRDAGRVEAARAKFGWQRAETDWRRVVEDPDIDIVDICSPGSSRAEIAIAALDAGKHVLCEKPLANTVAEAEAMVAAAERATSRGVRSMVGFSYRRVPAIGYARRLVQEGRLGAIRQVRALYLQDWLSDENGPMTWRLDKEAAGSGSLGDIGAHAIDLVEHLTGSRLSTVSGTLATFVEERPLLGETVGLSGTASAERGRVTVDDAAWFTARLAGGAAAGAIGAFEATRYATGRKNALRIELSGSRGAIAFDLEAMNELQFYDATAPAGEQGFTRIIVTEPEHPYMANWWPTGHAIGYEHAFSHQITDFVDAVTSGADPEPSFADGLHIQRVLAAVEHSAAAGSAWTAAE; encoded by the coding sequence ATGACTTCAGCGGCACGCGAGCTGCGGGTGGCGATGGTCGGCTACGGGTTCATGGGCGCGGCCCACTCCCAGGGCTGGCGGGTGGCTCCGCGGTTCTTCGACCTGGCCGCCGAGCCGGTCATGGCCACGATCGTGGGCCGCGACGCCGGCCGGGTGGAGGCCGCCCGCGCGAAGTTCGGCTGGCAGCGCGCCGAGACCGACTGGCGCCGCGTGGTCGAGGACCCGGACATCGACATCGTCGACATCTGCTCGCCCGGCTCCTCGCGCGCCGAGATCGCGATCGCGGCGCTCGACGCCGGCAAGCACGTGCTGTGCGAGAAGCCGCTCGCCAACACCGTGGCCGAGGCGGAGGCGATGGTCGCCGCCGCCGAGCGCGCGACTTCCCGCGGCGTGCGCTCCATGGTGGGCTTCAGCTACCGGCGCGTCCCGGCGATCGGCTACGCGCGCCGGCTCGTGCAGGAGGGCCGGCTCGGTGCGATCCGCCAGGTGCGCGCGCTCTACCTGCAGGACTGGCTGAGCGACGAGAACGGCCCGATGACCTGGCGACTCGACAAGGAGGCCGCGGGCTCCGGCTCGCTCGGCGACATCGGCGCTCACGCGATCGACCTGGTCGAGCACCTGACCGGCTCCCGGCTGTCGACGGTCTCCGGCACTCTCGCCACCTTCGTGGAGGAGCGGCCGCTGCTCGGCGAGACGGTCGGCCTGTCCGGCACGGCCTCCGCCGAGCGCGGCCGGGTGACCGTGGACGACGCCGCCTGGTTCACCGCGCGCCTCGCCGGCGGCGCGGCGGCGGGCGCGATCGGCGCCTTCGAGGCGACCCGCTACGCGACCGGCCGCAAGAACGCGCTGCGGATCGAACTGAGTGGCTCCCGCGGCGCCATCGCCTTCGACCTGGAGGCGATGAACGAGCTCCAGTTCTACGACGCCACCGCGCCGGCGGGGGAGCAGGGCTTCACCCGGATCATCGTGACAGAGCCCGAGCATCCCTACATGGCCAACTGGTGGCCCACCGGCCACGCGATCGGCTACGAGCACGCGTTCAGCCACCAGATCACCGACTTCGTCGACGCCGTCACGAGCGGCGCCGACCCCGAGCCGTCCTTCGCGGACGGCCTGCACATCCAGCGCGTGCTGGCGGCTGTCGAACACAGCGCCGCCGCCGGCAGTGCGTGGACGGCCGCCGAGTAG
- a CDS encoding acetylxylan esterase, producing MPLTDLTLAELAAFRPEVEEPADFDAFWESTLAESRAAGGEVVLAPATTPVTQLIVEDLTFPGFGGEPVRAWVSRPLHANGPLPAVVQYQGYGGGRGLAGENVDWALAGYVHVFMDTRGQGSGWGTGGDTADPHGSGPATPGFMTRGIHDPHEHYYRRVFTDAVRAVDAARTLPFVDPARIAVTGGSQGGGIALAAGALADVQAVLPDVAFLCAYRRGAEVAVGGPFQELATYLSVHRDEVDAAFRTLSYLDGVNFARRIHAPVLFSVALMDAVVPPSTTFAAYNHLAAADRAIEVYPFNDHEGGQAAHWHKQAAWLASRM from the coding sequence ATGCCGCTCACCGACCTCACCCTCGCCGAACTGGCCGCCTTCCGTCCGGAGGTCGAGGAGCCCGCCGACTTCGACGCCTTCTGGGAGTCGACGCTCGCGGAGTCCCGCGCGGCGGGCGGCGAGGTGGTGCTGGCGCCGGCGACGACCCCGGTCACGCAGCTGATCGTGGAGGACCTGACCTTCCCCGGGTTCGGCGGCGAGCCGGTGCGGGCGTGGGTCTCGCGCCCGCTGCACGCGAACGGCCCGCTCCCCGCGGTCGTGCAGTACCAGGGCTATGGCGGCGGCCGCGGCCTCGCCGGCGAGAACGTGGACTGGGCGCTCGCCGGCTACGTCCACGTCTTCATGGACACCCGCGGCCAGGGCAGCGGCTGGGGCACGGGCGGCGACACCGCCGACCCGCACGGGTCGGGGCCTGCGACTCCGGGCTTCATGACCCGCGGCATCCACGACCCGCACGAGCACTACTACCGCCGCGTGTTCACCGACGCGGTGCGCGCGGTCGACGCGGCCCGGACGCTGCCGTTCGTCGACCCGGCCCGGATCGCGGTGACCGGCGGCAGCCAGGGCGGCGGGATCGCGCTGGCCGCCGGCGCGCTTGCGGACGTCCAGGCCGTGCTGCCGGACGTGGCGTTCCTGTGCGCGTACCGCCGTGGCGCGGAGGTCGCCGTCGGCGGCCCGTTCCAGGAGCTGGCGACCTACCTGTCGGTGCACCGCGACGAGGTGGACGCGGCGTTCCGCACGCTCTCGTACCTCGACGGCGTGAACTTCGCCCGCCGCATCCACGCGCCCGTGCTGTTCTCGGTGGCGCTGATGGACGCGGTCGTGCCGCCCTCTACGACGTTCGCGGCCTACAACCACCTGGCCGCGGCGGACCGCGCGATCGAGGTGTATCCGTTCAACGACCACGAGGGCGGCCAGGCGGCGCACTGGCACAAGCAGGCGGCCTGGCTGGCGTCGCGGATGTGA
- a CDS encoding glycerate kinase has product MSTVVFAPDSFKGSATAAEVASALAAGWSSVRSGDRVVLAPMADGGEGTLDAFEVAVPGAERRPVRVTGPDGEARDASWLLLPDGTAVVELADTSGIVLMPRLAPYDAQTTGFGQAIAAALDAGATGLLLAIGGSASTDGGAGMLSALGARLLDADGAVIGPGNRGLAELHRAETGPLRTLPAGGARILSDVTSPLLGPAGAAAVFGPQKGATAADVPVLEAGLARLARVLREAGVDVDPAAPGAGAAGGTGFGLLAWGATMAPGSAAVGEALGLAAALTSADAVVTGEGRYDDQSAAGKVPEYVAGLARDAGIPAFLAAGSIAAEPRGFAGAASLSDLAGGSAAAITDPLRWAAAAGAELARRWPG; this is encoded by the coding sequence ATGAGCACCGTCGTCTTCGCCCCCGACTCCTTCAAGGGCTCCGCGACCGCGGCGGAGGTCGCGTCGGCGCTCGCCGCGGGCTGGTCGTCGGTGCGTTCGGGCGACCGGGTGGTCCTGGCGCCGATGGCGGACGGCGGTGAGGGCACGCTCGACGCGTTCGAGGTCGCGGTGCCCGGGGCTGAGCGCCGCCCCGTGCGTGTGACCGGCCCCGACGGCGAAGCACGGGACGCGAGCTGGCTCCTGCTCCCCGACGGGACCGCGGTCGTCGAGCTGGCCGACACCAGCGGGATCGTCCTGATGCCGCGGCTCGCCCCCTACGACGCGCAGACGACCGGGTTCGGCCAGGCGATTGCCGCCGCACTGGACGCCGGCGCGACCGGGCTGCTGCTCGCGATCGGCGGCAGCGCGTCCACCGACGGGGGAGCAGGGATGCTGAGCGCGCTGGGTGCGCGCCTCCTCGACGCGGACGGCGCGGTGATCGGGCCGGGGAACCGCGGCCTCGCCGAGCTCCACCGGGCGGAGACCGGCCCGCTGCGGACGCTTCCGGCGGGAGGGGCGCGGATTCTGAGCGACGTGACGAGCCCGCTGCTCGGGCCGGCGGGCGCCGCCGCCGTGTTCGGTCCGCAGAAGGGTGCGACGGCGGCGGACGTGCCTGTGCTGGAGGCGGGGCTGGCGCGGCTGGCGCGGGTGCTGCGGGAGGCCGGGGTCGATGTCGATCCGGCGGCGCCGGGCGCGGGAGCGGCGGGCGGAACCGGCTTCGGTCTCCTCGCCTGGGGAGCCACGATGGCGCCGGGCTCGGCCGCGGTCGGGGAGGCGCTGGGCCTCGCCGCGGCCCTGACCTCCGCGGACGCCGTCGTCACCGGTGAGGGGCGCTACGACGACCAGTCGGCGGCGGGGAAGGTGCCGGAGTACGTCGCGGGGCTCGCGCGGGATGCGGGCATCCCGGCGTTCCTGGCGGCGGGCTCGATCGCTGCGGAGCCTCGCGGATTCGCGGGGGCGGCGTCGCTGTCCGACCTCGCGGGAGGCTCGGCGGCCGCCATCACGGACCCGCTGCGCTGGGCCGCGGCGGCCGGCGCCGAGCTGGCGCGCCGCTGGCCCGGCTGA
- a CDS encoding extracellular solute-binding protein, which produces MTHPSPSRRGARLAAVALGVAALLAGATACSSGSGSAGGQATLWGLSSADEDTVIGPSLKDWNAANAKDQVAATYFQNDAYKTKIRTAVGAGSAPTILYSWAGGTLAQYVKANKVADLTADTADAKSKYLESVWNQGVVDGKVYAVPMNATTPIMFYYNKDVLKKAGVAVPKTWDDILAAVPKLKAAGVAPFSLAGASKWPSLMWEEYLVDRVAGPGAFAKVMAGEKGAWSDPGIVKANEMIQQLVDAGAFVDGFSSVTADSNADVALLYTGKAAMMLQGAWVMTTFQQQAPDFVKSGLGFGTFPSVDGGAGDPSDIVGNPSGYFSVSANASAAQKATAVKYLTQGVFDTAYTDRMVKNGQVPPITDIDAKIQATGGDFGSTVYGMTKNAKSFQQSWDQALPPAQATALLTNLDQLFNKQITPQQFSDNMNKTIGQ; this is translated from the coding sequence ATGACGCACCCTTCGCCCTCCCGCCGCGGCGCCAGGCTCGCCGCCGTCGCGCTCGGCGTCGCCGCCCTGCTGGCCGGCGCCACCGCCTGCTCGTCCGGCTCCGGCTCCGCCGGCGGCCAGGCCACGCTCTGGGGCCTCTCCAGCGCCGACGAGGACACCGTGATCGGCCCGTCGCTGAAGGACTGGAACGCCGCCAACGCCAAGGACCAGGTCGCGGCGACCTACTTCCAGAACGACGCGTACAAGACCAAGATCCGCACCGCCGTCGGGGCCGGCTCCGCTCCGACCATCCTCTACAGCTGGGCCGGCGGGACGCTCGCCCAGTACGTGAAGGCGAACAAGGTCGCCGACCTGACCGCCGACACCGCCGACGCGAAGTCCAAGTACCTCGAATCGGTCTGGAACCAGGGCGTGGTCGACGGCAAGGTGTACGCGGTGCCGATGAACGCCACGACGCCGATCATGTTCTATTACAACAAGGACGTGCTCAAGAAGGCCGGCGTCGCCGTCCCGAAGACCTGGGACGACATCCTCGCCGCCGTGCCCAAGCTGAAGGCCGCGGGCGTCGCGCCGTTCTCGCTCGCCGGAGCCTCCAAGTGGCCGTCGCTGATGTGGGAGGAGTACCTGGTCGACCGCGTCGCAGGTCCCGGGGCGTTCGCGAAGGTCATGGCCGGCGAGAAGGGCGCCTGGAGCGATCCCGGCATCGTCAAAGCCAACGAGATGATCCAGCAGCTCGTCGACGCCGGTGCGTTCGTGGACGGCTTCTCGTCGGTGACTGCCGACTCCAACGCCGATGTCGCGCTCCTCTACACCGGCAAGGCCGCGATGATGCTGCAGGGCGCGTGGGTGATGACCACCTTCCAGCAGCAGGCCCCCGACTTCGTGAAGTCCGGACTCGGCTTCGGCACCTTCCCGTCGGTCGACGGCGGCGCGGGCGACCCGTCGGACATCGTGGGCAACCCCTCCGGCTACTTCTCCGTCTCGGCCAACGCCTCGGCCGCGCAGAAGGCCACGGCCGTGAAGTACCTGACGCAGGGCGTCTTCGACACCGCATACACCGACCGGATGGTGAAGAACGGCCAGGTGCCGCCGATCACGGACATCGACGCGAAGATCCAGGCGACCGGAGGCGACTTCGGCTCGACGGTCTACGGGATGACGAAGAACGCGAAGAGCTTCCAGCAGTCCTGGGACCAGGCGCTACCGCCGGCGCAGGCCACCGCGCTGCTGACGAACCTCGACCAGCTGTTCAACAAGCAGATCACGCCCCAGCAGTTCAGCGACAACATGAACAAGACGATCGGCCAGTAG
- the xylA gene encoding xylose isomerase codes for MSLTPTRADKFSFGLWTIGYNGTDPFGGPTRPQLDVVEAVTKLSELGAYGLTFHDDDLFAFGSTDAERQKQINRLKQVLADTGVIVPMVTTNLFSAPVFKDGGFTSNDRAVRRFALRKVLRNLDLAAELGAKTFVMWGGREGAEYDSAKNIQAALERYREAVNLLGDYVTDKGYDIRFAIEPKPNEPRGDILLPTVGHALAFINSLERPELVGLNPEVGHEQMAGLNFAAGIAQALYHGKLYHIDLNGQRGIKYDQDLVFGHGDLQNAFALVDLLENGGPNGGQAYDGPRHFDYKPSRTEDITGVWDSAAANMRTYLLLKERAAAFRADPEVQAALEASRVTELSQPTLGAGESYDDLLADPSAYEDFDPSAYFGGKGFGFVRLQQLALEHLIGARG; via the coding sequence ATGAGCCTCACCCCCACCCGCGCCGACAAGTTCTCGTTCGGTCTGTGGACCATCGGCTACAACGGCACCGACCCGTTCGGCGGCCCGACCCGGCCCCAGCTCGACGTGGTGGAGGCGGTGACCAAGCTCAGCGAGCTCGGCGCCTACGGCCTCACCTTCCACGACGACGACCTGTTCGCCTTCGGCTCGACCGACGCCGAGCGCCAGAAGCAGATCAACCGCCTCAAGCAGGTGCTCGCCGACACCGGCGTCATCGTGCCGATGGTCACCACCAACCTGTTCAGCGCGCCGGTCTTCAAGGACGGCGGCTTCACCTCCAACGACCGCGCCGTCCGCCGCTTCGCGCTGCGCAAGGTGCTCCGCAACCTCGACCTGGCCGCCGAGCTCGGCGCCAAGACGTTCGTGATGTGGGGCGGCCGCGAGGGCGCCGAGTACGACTCGGCCAAGAACATCCAGGCGGCGCTGGAGCGCTACCGGGAGGCCGTCAACCTGCTCGGCGACTACGTCACCGACAAGGGCTACGACATCCGCTTCGCGATCGAGCCGAAGCCGAACGAGCCGCGCGGCGACATCCTGCTGCCGACCGTGGGCCACGCCCTCGCGTTCATCAACTCGCTGGAGCGCCCGGAGCTCGTCGGCCTCAACCCGGAGGTCGGCCACGAGCAGATGGCGGGCCTGAACTTCGCCGCCGGCATCGCCCAGGCGCTCTACCACGGCAAGCTCTACCACATCGACCTCAACGGCCAGCGCGGCATCAAGTACGACCAGGACCTCGTGTTCGGCCACGGCGACCTCCAGAACGCGTTCGCCCTGGTCGACCTGCTGGAGAACGGCGGCCCCAACGGCGGCCAGGCCTACGACGGTCCGCGCCACTTCGACTACAAGCCGTCGCGCACCGAGGACATCACCGGCGTCTGGGACTCGGCCGCCGCGAACATGCGCACCTACCTGCTGCTCAAGGAACGCGCGGCCGCCTTCCGCGCCGACCCCGAGGTGCAGGCTGCCCTGGAGGCGTCGCGGGTCACCGAGCTGTCCCAGCCAACGCTCGGCGCGGGCGAGAGCTACGACGACCTGCTCGCCGACCCCAGCGCCTACGAGGACTTCGACCCGAGCGCCTACTTCGGCGGCAAGGGCTTCGGCTTCGTGCGCCTGCAGCAGCTCGCCCTGGAGCACCTGATCGGCGCCCGCGGCTGA
- a CDS encoding LacI family DNA-binding transcriptional regulator, translated as MSLSTVSKVLNGRPGVSAPTRARVEELLHDSGYARRGPDPERGGLVELVVTDLVSEWSVEIIRGVERITREAGFVLALSALDAHHEPGRDWITGVLSRKPVAVVLQFSNLTAEHRQQLRTRNIPFVVVDPAGDPPPDVPAIGATNWAGGVAATRHLLGLGHTRIAVISGPLDLMCSRARVAGYQSALAEAGLPFDTRLAGVGDFRRADGEREARRLLEKADRPTAIVCGNDMQALGAMDAAFALGLDVPGDVSVVGFDDVPPASWARPALTTVRQPMQEMAEAATRTALRLRAGAVENPRLELATSLVVRDSTAAPRVR; from the coding sequence GTGTCGCTCTCCACGGTGTCCAAGGTCCTCAATGGCCGGCCCGGCGTGTCCGCGCCCACCCGGGCGCGCGTCGAGGAGCTGCTGCACGACTCCGGCTACGCGCGCCGCGGACCCGATCCGGAGCGCGGCGGGCTGGTCGAGCTGGTCGTGACGGACCTGGTCAGCGAGTGGTCGGTGGAGATCATCCGCGGCGTCGAGCGGATCACGCGCGAGGCCGGCTTCGTGCTCGCGCTGTCCGCCCTCGACGCCCATCACGAGCCGGGACGCGACTGGATCACCGGCGTGCTCAGCCGGAAGCCCGTCGCGGTGGTCCTGCAGTTCTCGAACCTGACCGCGGAGCACCGGCAGCAGCTGCGCACCCGCAACATCCCGTTCGTCGTCGTGGACCCGGCCGGGGACCCGCCGCCGGACGTTCCGGCGATCGGCGCGACCAACTGGGCCGGCGGCGTCGCGGCGACCCGGCACCTGCTCGGCCTCGGCCACACCCGCATCGCGGTGATCTCCGGGCCGCTGGACTTGATGTGCTCGCGCGCCCGCGTCGCCGGGTACCAGTCGGCGCTGGCGGAGGCGGGCCTCCCGTTCGACACGCGGCTGGCCGGTGTCGGCGACTTCCGGCGCGCAGACGGGGAGCGCGAGGCGCGCCGCCTGCTCGAGAAGGCCGACCGTCCCACCGCGATCGTCTGCGGCAACGACATGCAGGCGCTCGGGGCGATGGACGCGGCCTTCGCGCTCGGGCTGGACGTGCCGGGGGATGTGTCGGTCGTCGGCTTCGATGACGTCCCGCCCGCTTCGTGGGCGCGGCCGGCGCTCACGACGGTCCGCCAGCCGATGCAGGAGATGGCGGAGGCGGCGACGCGCACCGCGCTGCGCCTGCGCGCCGGGGCCGTCGAGAACCCGCGGCTGGAGCTCGCCACCTCGCTCGTCGTGCGCGATTCCACGGCCGCTCCGCGCGTGCGCTGA